From a single Gimesia fumaroli genomic region:
- a CDS encoding DUF1559 domain-containing protein, protein MYTSPRSLGLNRRAFTLIELLVVIAIIAVLVALLLPAVQQAREAARRSSCQNNMKQLGLALHNYHDVHRAFPPGNYGMRSSGVYNGVNWRVMILPFLEQSSLYDKLDFNSRFDGDNLTGSNVVLSGLIVPVYLCPSSALDPFSDPHGRNDDRAMNASYVGISGAAPPLPGPDTGYSDCGYGYVANNGMLLTNQITRMRDVRDGTSNTIIVAEQSGLTDGRELTANYRGGWHGATLTETADNCVASNKIWFAGTTTVRYVINSDFIGSGNSYQYRSNTTLNSFHTGGIQALLADGSVRFVSENIDFTNFKRVCLRADGEPLSSW, encoded by the coding sequence ATGTACACTTCACCCCGATCTCTTGGTCTTAATCGCCGCGCGTTTACATTGATAGAACTATTGGTCGTCATCGCGATTATTGCCGTTTTAGTCGCATTACTGCTTCCCGCTGTACAGCAGGCTCGAGAAGCCGCGCGTCGCAGCAGCTGTCAGAATAATATGAAACAACTTGGTTTGGCGCTGCATAATTACCATGATGTCCATCGAGCTTTCCCTCCGGGAAATTATGGTATGCGATCTTCTGGAGTCTACAATGGTGTCAATTGGCGAGTCATGATTTTGCCCTTTCTTGAACAGAGTTCTCTATACGACAAGCTTGACTTCAATAGCAGATTTGATGGAGATAATCTTACCGGATCCAATGTTGTCCTTTCCGGATTAATTGTTCCTGTCTATCTGTGCCCATCGAGCGCTTTGGATCCCTTTTCCGACCCGCATGGCCGTAATGATGATCGGGCAATGAATGCTAGCTATGTCGGAATCTCAGGCGCAGCTCCTCCCCTTCCGGGACCTGACACCGGGTATTCAGATTGTGGTTATGGATACGTGGCAAATAATGGAATGCTGCTGACCAATCAAATAACAAGAATGCGGGATGTGAGAGATGGTACTTCAAATACCATTATTGTCGCTGAGCAATCCGGGCTCACAGACGGTCGAGAACTTACTGCCAATTACCGTGGAGGCTGGCACGGAGCTACTCTAACCGAAACAGCTGATAATTGCGTAGCAAGTAACAAAATCTGGTTTGCTGGAACTACGACTGTGCGTTACGTCATCAACTCAGATTTCATTGGTTCAGGCAACAGTTACCAATATCGATCAAACACAACTCTTAATTCATTTCATACAGGAGGAATTCAAGCCTTGCTTGCTGATGGTTCCGTTCGCTTTGTCTCTGAAAACATCGACTTCACTAACTTTAAGCGTGTATGTCTCCGTGCCGACGGTGAACCCCTTTCCTCTTGGTGA
- a CDS encoding C45 family peptidase translates to MFDRKYCLVMIPALWIVVVLMSANSHLNACTTAVISGRATADGRPILWKNRDTKSGRHNEVVFMQKGKYKAVAVVNANNYKTVWMGVNEAGFCIENSLSRDLQDSEKSKGPGNGGLMKRALETCATVADFQALLDKTNASGRTTVANFGVIDAAGGAALFETGPKEYAFYDANDPKVAPHGYIVRSNFSMTANQLPANPDFKTIRKIYSSDRYCQACSRLISQESKGITIDYAVQNLTRDLSSINGTPFPGSINGAAKKLPAVIATDKTISRTTTVSAAVFHGVKPGEDPLLTTMWTILGDPKFSIAVPCWVATEEIADPLTDKNGGELGEIAILLREWNLNKNASGVITTHLPSIWNDLWPTEKQILKQTAQAMQTWNRDGLSKPQMKELHRELAELAMKSMQKELREMKQIALSMPAPKPPKFKPVTKTIVVP, encoded by the coding sequence ATGTTTGACAGAAAATACTGCCTGGTGATGATTCCGGCTTTATGGATTGTGGTTGTTTTAATGAGCGCCAATTCTCACTTGAACGCCTGCACGACTGCTGTGATCAGTGGTCGTGCGACCGCGGATGGGCGACCGATTCTCTGGAAGAATCGAGACACCAAATCAGGACGACATAATGAAGTCGTCTTTATGCAGAAGGGAAAATATAAAGCGGTCGCCGTTGTGAATGCCAATAATTATAAAACGGTCTGGATGGGCGTAAACGAAGCTGGTTTTTGCATCGAAAATTCGCTAAGCCGCGATTTGCAGGACTCGGAAAAAAGTAAAGGACCGGGAAATGGCGGCTTGATGAAACGGGCATTGGAAACGTGCGCCACTGTCGCTGACTTCCAGGCATTACTCGATAAAACGAACGCTTCAGGGCGAACGACCGTCGCGAATTTCGGTGTCATAGACGCCGCAGGGGGAGCGGCTCTCTTCGAAACGGGTCCGAAAGAGTACGCCTTCTATGACGCGAACGATCCCAAAGTCGCCCCGCACGGATACATCGTGCGTTCCAACTTTTCAATGACGGCGAATCAGCTGCCGGCAAACCCAGACTTCAAAACGATTCGCAAGATCTATTCATCCGACCGATATTGCCAGGCGTGCTCGCGACTGATATCGCAAGAATCGAAGGGGATCACCATCGACTATGCCGTCCAGAATTTGACCCGGGATCTGTCAAGCATCAACGGCACCCCGTTTCCGGGATCAATCAACGGCGCCGCAAAGAAATTGCCCGCCGTGATCGCCACAGACAAAACCATCAGCCGCACCACAACGGTTTCTGCAGCCGTATTTCATGGCGTCAAACCGGGAGAAGACCCTCTGCTGACAACCATGTGGACGATTCTTGGCGATCCCAAGTTTTCCATTGCCGTCCCCTGTTGGGTGGCGACAGAAGAAATTGCCGATCCACTGACGGACAAAAATGGAGGAGAGCTTGGGGAAATCGCGATCCTGCTTCGTGAATGGAATCTGAACAAGAATGCTTCCGGCGTGATCACAACGCACTTGCCCTCCATCTGGAACGATCTCTGGCCGACAGAAAAACAGATTCTCAAACAGACGGCTCAAGCAATGCAGACCTGGAATCGAGACGGTTTGTCCAAACCTCAAATGAAGGAGTTGCATCGTGAACTGGCTGAGCTGGCCATGAAATCAATGCAGAAGGAACTCCGTGAAATGAAACAGATTGCCCTTTCGATGCCTGCTCCCAAGCCACCAAAATTCAAGCCTGTGACCAAGACGATCGTTGTGCCTTAA
- a CDS encoding DUF4198 domain-containing protein, with translation MNRSFWNQRVSLSCSLCSSLLTKTIYAGIVVLMMLVGCGQEQPTYDLVAVTGKVLLDGKPVENIRVEFDSPVGARAFGMTDKDGAYQLETPEYGEGAPAGDYLVRVRRSKQTAPSLVIPLAYDDNGVERVTVSNDQGALNEYVFDLKSKPDQADLLKTNEGEQ, from the coding sequence ATGAATAGATCATTTTGGAATCAGAGAGTCTCCCTTTCGTGTTCTCTCTGTTCGAGTTTATTGACGAAGACCATCTACGCGGGCATTGTAGTACTGATGATGCTCGTCGGCTGTGGTCAGGAACAACCAACCTACGATCTTGTCGCGGTCACCGGCAAAGTGCTACTGGATGGAAAGCCGGTAGAAAATATCCGTGTGGAGTTTGATTCCCCGGTCGGCGCCCGCGCGTTTGGTATGACGGACAAGGATGGCGCTTACCAACTGGAAACGCCTGAGTATGGCGAGGGGGCGCCAGCGGGCGATTATCTGGTTCGCGTGCGAAGATCCAAGCAAACCGCTCCTTCGCTAGTCATTCCGCTGGCATACGATGATAATGGAGTCGAACGGGTGACGGTCAGTAATGATCAAGGTGCCCTGAATGAGTATGTGTTCGATCTGAAAAGTAAACCGGATCAAGCTGATCTGTTAAAGACCAATGAGGGAGAGCAATAA
- a CDS encoding sigma-70 family RNA polymerase sigma factor produces MDNSQNLKQETSRESNQELLQAQSRELLARNWMKAQPSLLAFIVSSTPQFSDAEDLLHEVAAEVALRFNQYDQNRPFLPWALWVAKMKIADFYRSKKRTPVVFVGESIDAVAEVCTRVQLNLDEEKGALENCLSQLTDRSRELLHLRYTQEMKPQDISEKLGLTPGSVRVSLSRIRSALTQCVKNILSRKQVTNG; encoded by the coding sequence ATGGATAACTCTCAAAATTTGAAACAAGAAACCAGCCGGGAATCTAATCAGGAATTATTACAGGCTCAATCTCGCGAATTGCTGGCACGGAACTGGATGAAGGCGCAACCGTCTCTGCTGGCGTTTATCGTCTCCTCGACGCCTCAGTTTTCTGATGCAGAAGATTTGTTACATGAAGTCGCTGCTGAGGTGGCACTTCGCTTTAATCAATATGATCAGAACAGACCGTTTCTGCCGTGGGCATTGTGGGTGGCGAAAATGAAAATTGCTGATTTTTATCGATCAAAGAAACGAACTCCGGTCGTATTTGTCGGTGAATCGATTGATGCAGTAGCTGAGGTTTGTACCCGCGTGCAACTGAATCTCGATGAAGAAAAAGGGGCTTTGGAAAATTGTTTGAGTCAATTGACAGATCGTTCCCGTGAACTATTACATTTACGATATACTCAGGAGATGAAACCTCAGGATATAAGTGAAAAACTTGGTCTGACTCCTGGTTCGGTGCGGGTTTCCTTATCACGGATCAGGTCTGCATTGACACAGTGT
- a CDS encoding carboxypeptidase-like regulatory domain-containing protein, producing the protein MQPLTFRSRIPVPLLILTAFLLSTSGCGSSEPSGTVIGLISANHAPVPGGVRICLMSPQTGYAIATSITENGTFQFGKSIPVGGYVVFVSEEFGNEEPPDGDFIPRQSGKKNLVGLKKLIPAKYWNEITSNLKIDVQEGKNDVNIEIPAAS; encoded by the coding sequence ATGCAGCCTCTCACCTTCCGCTCAAGAATTCCTGTTCCATTGCTGATTCTAACAGCGTTTTTGTTGTCAACTTCCGGATGTGGTTCCTCAGAACCATCGGGAACAGTCATTGGGTTGATCTCTGCCAACCATGCTCCTGTCCCTGGAGGCGTTCGCATTTGTTTAATGAGTCCCCAAACGGGTTACGCAATCGCGACATCGATTACTGAGAATGGGACATTCCAATTTGGCAAGTCCATACCTGTTGGAGGATACGTCGTATTTGTTTCCGAAGAATTTGGAAATGAGGAACCCCCTGATGGTGATTTTATTCCCCGGCAATCCGGAAAAAAAAATCTGGTCGGTTTGAAGAAATTAATTCCCGCAAAATACTGGAACGAAATCACATCCAATTTAAAAATAGACGTCCAGGAAGGGAAAAATGATGTCAACATCGAAATCCCAGCAGCATCCTAA
- a CDS encoding endonuclease/exonuclease/phosphatase family protein, with translation MFYPSAQATTSTTELRVLCYNIRHCAGSDAQVNYHRIAKIILSVKPDIVLLQEVDRKTERIQGVDGLAVLSRLTGLKFVFGKNINFQGGHYGNAVLSRLPISKSINYPLPSPQPGEQRGLLCAHLQPHANRGGKVTVCSTHLDHRADNENRLASAKYINQYASDHPETSIILAGDLNANFDSIVVNELRKQWKLTNNTKQNSYPASQPKKQIDFILFNKHSQWKVKEFRVLNEPYASDHRPIFSVLEKLPDS, from the coding sequence ATGTTTTACCCGTCTGCCCAGGCTACAACCTCGACAACCGAATTACGGGTTCTCTGTTATAATATTCGACACTGCGCCGGTAGCGATGCACAAGTAAACTACCACAGGATCGCTAAGATTATCCTGTCTGTAAAACCGGACATTGTATTGCTTCAAGAGGTAGATCGGAAGACAGAACGGATTCAAGGTGTAGACGGATTGGCCGTACTAAGCCGATTGACTGGCTTGAAATTCGTGTTCGGAAAGAACATTAATTTTCAGGGAGGTCATTATGGTAATGCCGTCCTTTCCCGACTTCCAATTTCCAAATCGATCAATTATCCACTTCCCAGTCCACAGCCTGGAGAACAGCGAGGATTGCTCTGTGCACACTTACAACCACATGCTAACCGGGGAGGTAAAGTAACAGTCTGCTCAACGCATCTGGATCATCGCGCTGATAATGAGAATCGACTGGCCTCAGCAAAGTACATCAATCAATATGCCTCTGACCATCCTGAGACATCGATCATTTTGGCTGGTGATTTGAATGCTAATTTCGACAGTATTGTAGTCAACGAGTTGAGAAAACAATGGAAGTTGACTAACAACACAAAACAAAATTCCTACCCGGCATCCCAACCCAAAAAACAGATTGATTTCATCCTTTTCAATAAGCATTCTCAATGGAAAGTGAAAGAGTTTCGAGTTCTGAACGAACCTTACGCATCAGATCATCGTCCTATTTTCAGCGTCCTTGAAAAGCTTCCGGACTCTTAG
- a CDS encoding integrase core domain-containing protein, whose amino-acid sequence MGRKRLEQVGTLFTPDTILRWHKKLVTKKWDCSNRSKRKSGRPRLPDEVKQLVIRVAKENSSWGYDRIADAVANVGYKISDESVRKILIEQGIEPAPDRKRQTTWNTFLKAHWEVLAAIDFTTVEVWTKGGLVTFYLLFVIELKTRRVHFAGCTMNPHEIWMKQIARNLSDEAEGFLREKQKIIMDRDTTFSESFQMILNQSGTKPIVLPPRSPNLNALIERFFRSLKSECLDRMIFFGENSLRNAVKEYLIHYHEERNHQGLNHQMIEPGEEVGQSAGEIECCERLGGLLNYYYCKVA is encoded by the coding sequence TTGGGGCGTAAGCGACTCGAACAGGTTGGTACTCTGTTTACACCTGATACCATTCTTCGTTGGCATAAAAAGTTGGTAACCAAGAAATGGGATTGTTCAAATCGAAGTAAGAGAAAATCAGGTAGACCCAGATTACCTGATGAGGTTAAGCAACTCGTGATTCGAGTCGCAAAAGAAAACTCTTCTTGGGGATATGACCGGATCGCTGACGCTGTTGCAAATGTGGGCTACAAGATCTCTGACGAATCGGTCCGCAAAATTCTCATAGAGCAGGGTATTGAACCAGCACCTGATCGGAAACGCCAGACAACATGGAATACCTTTCTTAAGGCCCACTGGGAAGTATTAGCAGCAATCGACTTTACCACTGTGGAAGTCTGGACGAAAGGTGGTCTTGTTACCTTCTATTTACTGTTTGTGATAGAACTGAAAACTCGCAGAGTTCATTTCGCTGGTTGCACAATGAATCCACATGAAATATGGATGAAACAGATCGCCAGAAACCTGTCAGATGAGGCCGAAGGATTTTTGCGTGAGAAGCAAAAAATAATCATGGATCGAGACACGACTTTTTCTGAGTCATTTCAAATGATTTTAAACCAATCAGGTACTAAGCCGATTGTTTTGCCACCACGCTCTCCTAATCTGAATGCTCTTATTGAGCGATTCTTTCGTTCACTCAAATCAGAGTGCCTCGATAGAATGATTTTCTTTGGTGAAAACTCGTTGAGAAATGCAGTCAAAGAATACTTGATTCATTATCACGAAGAGCGGAACCACCAGGGACTCAATCATCAGATGATTGAACCGGGAGAGGAAGTTGGTCAAAGTGCTGGTGAGATTGAGTGCTGCGAACGACTCGGTGGCCTACTGAACTATTACTATTGCAAAGTGGCGTAA
- a CDS encoding twin-arginine translocation signal domain-containing protein translates to MSDANLPDSLSRRDVLKLGAAAMAGSAGLNWLSPNASAAETKRPQVAAIYTQFFFARTRIIFCIPSSGRICLMGRSSTRSVMCFLFMAISLPTVISLAALRKSMTFQFINRDFPYGSA, encoded by the coding sequence ATGTCTGATGCGAACCTACCGGATTCTCTGTCTCGTCGTGATGTTTTGAAACTGGGAGCCGCTGCGATGGCGGGGTCTGCTGGTTTGAACTGGCTGTCACCCAATGCTAGTGCCGCGGAAACGAAGCGGCCGCAGGTCGCTGCCATCTATACACAGTTCTTTTTTGCTCGCACGCGTATCATATTTTGCATCCCTTCCTCGGGCCGTATCTGTTTAATGGGAAGATCCAGCACCCGCAGTGTGATGTGCTTTCTTTTTATGGCGATCAGTTTACCGACCGTGATCTCTCTCGCGGCGTTGCGAAAAAGTATGACATTCCAATTTATAAACCGAGATTTCCCATATGGATCAGCCTGA
- a CDS encoding transposase, translating into MGDSQNENLRVGFDSRLKLKFCGSQVTTDAGLLAYRELDEALGLTEMGGDVLSDSRQGRNKQHQLVPSLRQSIYSRLAGYEDVNDAERMCVAPALRHVVGGRATLPEKQAASSSEVGRFETQILSTKRNLTALMKLSCRTFKDNQARLQLFSLAYNLGNFLRRLVLPKPIQNWSLTTLREKLIKVGAKVTRHAKYVFFQLAEVAVPRRLFAAILDRIARLAIPPPVTHDVKWKYIK; encoded by the coding sequence ATGGGTGACAGCCAAAACGAGAATTTGCGGGTTGGTTTTGACAGCCGTTTGAAGCTGAAGTTCTGCGGCAGTCAGGTCACCACCGATGCGGGACTGCTGGCTTACCGGGAACTGGATGAAGCGCTCGGTCTGACGGAAATGGGCGGAGATGTGCTGAGCGATTCACGCCAGGGCCGCAACAAGCAGCACCAACTTGTGCCGTCGTTACGTCAGTCGATCTACAGCCGACTGGCAGGCTACGAAGATGTCAACGACGCCGAGCGGATGTGTGTGGCCCCGGCACTACGTCACGTGGTTGGTGGAAGGGCGACATTGCCAGAGAAGCAAGCGGCATCGAGTAGCGAGGTGGGCCGTTTCGAGACGCAGATACTCAGCACGAAGCGCAATCTCACGGCACTGATGAAGCTCTCCTGCCGTACATTCAAAGACAATCAGGCGCGGCTGCAACTGTTCTCCTTAGCTTATAACCTCGGCAACTTCCTGCGGCGACTGGTGTTGCCCAAGCCTATACAGAACTGGTCGCTGACGACGCTGCGGGAGAAGCTGATCAAGGTTGGGGCCAAGGTAACCCGGCATGCCAAGTACGTATTCTTTCAACTGGCCGAAGTGGCTGTGCCACGGAGATTGTTCGCCGCGATTCTTGATCGGATTGCACGACTGGCAATTCCGCCGCCGGTCACGCATGACGTGAAGTGGAAGTATATCAAATAG
- a CDS encoding DUF1559 domain-containing protein, producing MTQQNSSRKQRQAFTLIELLVVIAIIAILIALLLPAVQQAREAARRSSCKNNMKQLGIALHNYHEIHSVFPPGYLRRDYSISTFAGPGWGWGTMILPQLEQAGRYNQLRIDEQDLTGDPAIIAITQPKIDTFRCPSMPGGTINEKLKSDPADEGHSISSYKAIFGDLNTQYNYSGDNCSLYAGSCISGGNGAFSPNSSVKFRDMTDGTANTLLIGEVPYGLNGTVNSSGTKIDYRGSVWAGVDPEGSRSNVAVIQTFRGLTGSGTPSTSYRINGTNSNAFGSHHTGGAHFLMGDGSVHFLSENLNNATINRLAARDDGEVVGEY from the coding sequence ATGACCCAACAAAATTCATCCCGCAAACAGAGACAAGCATTTACGCTCATTGAATTATTAGTCGTGATTGCCATTATTGCGATCTTGATCGCGTTACTCTTGCCAGCCGTACAGCAAGCTCGGGAAGCAGCGCGCAGGTCTTCGTGTAAAAACAATATGAAACAGCTTGGCATTGCGTTGCACAACTATCACGAGATTCACTCCGTTTTCCCCCCTGGTTATTTACGGCGCGATTACTCCATCTCGACGTTCGCAGGCCCCGGATGGGGTTGGGGAACCATGATTCTTCCTCAACTGGAACAAGCGGGTCGCTATAATCAGTTAAGGATCGATGAACAGGATTTGACAGGCGACCCGGCAATTATTGCAATCACTCAACCTAAAATCGATACGTTCCGATGTCCGAGCATGCCTGGCGGCACGATCAATGAAAAATTGAAGTCTGATCCGGCAGATGAAGGACATTCCATCTCAAGCTACAAAGCAATTTTCGGAGACCTGAATACCCAGTACAACTACTCGGGCGATAATTGCTCATTATATGCGGGTAGTTGTATTAGTGGTGGGAACGGCGCTTTCTCGCCCAATAGCAGTGTCAAATTTCGGGACATGACCGATGGAACCGCCAATACTTTACTTATTGGCGAAGTACCCTACGGCCTGAACGGAACAGTTAATTCCAGCGGTACGAAAATCGATTATCGGGGATCTGTCTGGGCAGGAGTTGATCCGGAAGGATCGCGGAGCAATGTGGCAGTAATCCAAACATTCCGTGGCCTGACAGGGTCTGGTACTCCAAGCACCAGCTATCGAATTAATGGGACAAACTCCAATGCCTTCGGCTCACACCACACGGGGGGCGCTCATTTTTTGATGGGAGACGGAAGCGTGCATTTTCTCAGTGAAAACCTGAACAATGCGACCATCAACCGTCTCGCCGCTCGAGATGATGGCGAAGTCGTCGGTGAGTACTGA
- a CDS encoding SEC-C metal-binding domain-containing protein: MLTESPEALWNKLRDFCEQENEKQYLSEMDLPHANRIVEALGRGGDIVAGQVLMMLNEDIDYSENSPRALIQGFVLRLAGELRLTAAVPSLIEALKEDDDWFNEECQTALIRIGGDDVANALATEFSTAEWHFRLHGSSILEQLHTDLAIRKCIDLFEEETDETIVTHLGQAALSHFSTEAIEPVRQFICASEIDPEILDLRESLVSVCTVLEIKFPEFEEWKKDNEEAEALRKKLYQEKYGSFFGVSDDSILDLIADTGASDADALTQPAYVPDTIIRQNARIGRNDPCTCGSGKKYKKCCLKNPNESSRLN; encoded by the coding sequence TTGCTTACTGAAAGCCCTGAGGCTCTTTGGAACAAACTGAGAGATTTTTGTGAACAGGAGAACGAGAAACAATATCTCTCTGAAATGGATCTGCCCCACGCAAATCGGATCGTAGAAGCGTTGGGACGTGGCGGTGACATCGTTGCCGGCCAAGTTTTGATGATGCTGAATGAGGACATCGACTATTCGGAAAATAGTCCAAGGGCATTAATACAGGGATTTGTCCTTCGTTTGGCGGGTGAACTTCGACTGACAGCAGCGGTGCCATCATTGATCGAAGCACTCAAGGAAGATGATGACTGGTTCAATGAAGAATGCCAAACAGCTCTCATCAGAATTGGTGGAGATGATGTAGCCAATGCTCTCGCAACTGAGTTTTCCACTGCAGAATGGCATTTTCGACTCCATGGCTCCAGTATACTGGAGCAATTACATACCGACCTTGCCATCCGAAAGTGCATCGATCTTTTCGAAGAGGAAACCGATGAGACAATCGTAACACATCTCGGACAAGCGGCGCTCTCACATTTTTCAACAGAAGCCATTGAGCCGGTGCGACAGTTTATCTGCGCAAGTGAAATTGATCCAGAGATTCTTGATTTGCGAGAGAGCCTCGTTTCAGTTTGTACCGTCTTAGAGATCAAATTTCCCGAATTCGAAGAATGGAAGAAGGACAACGAAGAGGCTGAGGCACTCCGCAAGAAACTTTACCAGGAGAAATACGGAAGTTTTTTTGGTGTGTCAGATGACTCGATTTTGGATCTTATAGCAGACACTGGTGCCTCAGATGCTGATGCATTAACTCAACCAGCGTACGTACCAGATACAATCATAAGGCAAAATGCCCGAATTGGCCGGAATGATCCCTGCACTTGTGGAAGCGGGAAAAAATACAAGAAGTGCTGTCTGAAAAATCCCAATGAATCTTCTCGGCTCAATTGA